A genomic stretch from Leptospira licerasiae serovar Varillal str. VAR 010 includes:
- a CDS encoding formylglycine-generating enzyme family protein translates to MPRTRVIIFISFCFLFLFSGTGTSQEEKETKSSDTRKAVLWTGEVLSVYRNKGKAKIKIGRNSYFSERSEEEIRSILGEKSSLPLFRKPKMEEIGSFQIENIEVEFGKVGKLTKPVSIELRGSFSVMEGKPAKLISVGLLIGAYGEETFYQDPSKFDATDIVRNHLAKTILHPKDGKEMVLVHTGYESNGRILYEHMGYFLYGQGSDPGDDSYNPKFGTPDRSSLEEISSFYIDKYEVTNKEYNKFLKETGTPPPPHWENGIFPRGKEYHPVTNLTYREAEAYSKWAGKKIPSEWQWEKAARGTGLVWRLLKDESYEFISQPQDYPFGNEFDSALCNTRESGSKGTVSVYELPSKGQSPYGAIGMCGNVAEWTSSPYIPYPGHRPNSGRYGKHLRVIRGGSYSGTKEEAKAYARDFGGIPNLLNDRKAGLRLITEVKN, encoded by the coding sequence ATGCCCAGGACCAGAGTTATCATATTCATCTCATTCTGTTTTCTTTTTCTATTTTCGGGAACCGGGACAAGCCAAGAAGAAAAGGAAACCAAATCTTCGGACACCAGAAAGGCAGTGCTTTGGACGGGAGAAGTTCTTTCCGTCTATAGAAACAAAGGAAAGGCAAAGATCAAGATAGGTAGGAACTCATACTTTTCAGAACGTTCGGAAGAAGAGATCAGAAGTATACTCGGTGAAAAATCGAGCTTACCTTTATTCAGAAAACCTAAAATGGAAGAAATCGGCTCCTTCCAAATAGAGAATATAGAAGTGGAATTCGGGAAAGTGGGAAAACTTACCAAACCGGTTTCCATAGAACTCAGAGGAAGTTTTTCGGTGATGGAAGGTAAGCCCGCCAAATTGATAAGCGTTGGACTTTTGATCGGCGCTTACGGAGAAGAAACATTCTACCAAGATCCTTCTAAATTCGATGCCACGGACATAGTACGAAATCATTTAGCTAAGACAATTCTTCATCCGAAAGACGGAAAAGAAATGGTACTTGTTCATACAGGTTACGAATCCAACGGGCGGATCTTATACGAGCATATGGGATATTTCCTATATGGACAAGGTTCCGATCCGGGAGACGATAGTTATAATCCGAAATTCGGAACACCTGATAGAAGCAGTCTCGAAGAAATTTCTTCCTTTTATATAGATAAATACGAAGTCACAAATAAAGAATATAATAAATTTCTAAAGGAGACTGGAACCCCACCTCCTCCTCATTGGGAAAACGGAATTTTTCCGAGAGGAAAAGAATATCATCCCGTTACTAACTTAACTTATAGAGAAGCGGAAGCTTATTCCAAATGGGCCGGAAAAAAGATCCCTAGCGAATGGCAATGGGAAAAGGCCGCCAGAGGAACCGGACTTGTCTGGAGATTATTGAAAGACGAGAGTTACGAATTTATCTCCCAACCACAAGACTACCCTTTCGGAAACGAATTCGACTCGGCGCTATGCAATACCAGAGAAAGTGGAAGTAAGGGAACTGTCTCCGTATATGAACTTCCTTCCAAAGGCCAAAGTCCTTATGGTGCGATCGGAATGTGCGGCAATGTGGCAGAATGGACCAGCTCTCCTTATATCCCTTATCCTGGACACAGGCCGAACTCAGGAAGATATGGAAAACATCTGAGGGTGATCCGAGGCGGCTCTTATTCTGGAACCAAAGAAGAAGCTAAAGCTTATGCAAGAGACTTTGGTGGAATTCCGAATCTATTGAATGATAGAAAAGCAGGTCTCAGGCTTATCACAGAAGTTAAAAACTGA
- a CDS encoding SDR family NAD(P)-dependent oxidoreductase, translating into MGSFFQDKVFLVTGASSGIGRALALELEKQGAYVAVIARRKEALKELKKSASDPDKIFVLQADVMSESELKRAVDEFRKKFKRVDGFIHSAGVSMRGTAAETELKVFHILMDTNYFPLVILYGLLEADLRQSEGHVVAVSSLLGKFSTQYRSGYAASKHAVQAFMDSIRLENDKTGIHVMTVFPGIVKTDISIKALSEDGSPHGIMDEKQKRGLNPHTVAKKILKGIEKRKREIFPSKFGEKIDLMLSKISPKTLDKKLLKTKVN; encoded by the coding sequence ATGGGGTCGTTTTTTCAGGATAAGGTTTTTTTAGTCACAGGAGCGAGCTCCGGTATAGGCAGAGCGCTTGCTTTAGAGTTGGAAAAGCAAGGCGCTTACGTGGCGGTGATTGCAAGAAGGAAAGAGGCTCTCAAGGAATTGAAAAAATCCGCGTCTGATCCGGATAAAATTTTTGTTCTACAAGCGGATGTAATGTCCGAATCGGAATTAAAAAGAGCTGTCGATGAATTTAGAAAAAAATTCAAGAGAGTAGACGGCTTCATTCATAGTGCGGGAGTTTCTATGAGAGGAACTGCCGCCGAAACGGAACTTAAGGTTTTTCACATTCTAATGGATACGAATTATTTTCCATTGGTTATCTTATACGGTTTGTTGGAGGCGGATCTACGACAAAGTGAAGGACATGTGGTAGCGGTATCTTCTTTGTTAGGAAAGTTTTCCACTCAGTACAGATCGGGTTACGCAGCCAGTAAACATGCAGTCCAGGCATTCATGGATAGTATTCGTTTGGAAAATGATAAGACAGGTATACACGTTATGACTGTTTTTCCGGGTATAGTTAAAACTGATATTTCGATTAAAGCGCTTTCCGAAGACGGGTCTCCCCATGGAATAATGGATGAAAAACAGAAGAGGGGATTAAATCCGCATACCGTCGCTAAAAAGATACTGAAAGGAATTGAAAAGAGAAAGAGAGAAATTTTTCCTTCTAAGTTTGGGGAGAAGATAGATCTCATGCTGAGTAAGATCTCTCCTAAAACCCTGGATAAAAAACTTCTTAAAACTAAGGTGAATTAA
- a CDS encoding DUF2889 domain-containing protein encodes MALSQLKQKIRYKDCGFQRRYESRYYWFPEESPPSCLIEVSQRDPYHDMTLYMLVNLATMKIMDLDVEEDRVPYETCPHAIKSYSYLIGEDMSYNKIMRKFPEDKTIGCLHINELLQNAAQSFSSAYAFFLKERNFPPEWDEYRMYQGDLDPKSRREIGRHWWMKDKGVRNSCYSFSDRHETPELKQQVKPLDSITSLMVKEFRSARGDR; translated from the coding sequence ATGGCGCTTTCCCAATTAAAACAAAAGATCAGATACAAAGACTGCGGTTTCCAGCGTAGATACGAAAGTAGATACTATTGGTTCCCGGAAGAAAGTCCTCCGAGCTGTCTAATAGAAGTCAGCCAAAGAGATCCTTATCATGACATGACTTTATACATGTTAGTGAACTTAGCCACGATGAAAATTATGGACTTGGATGTAGAGGAAGATAGAGTTCCTTACGAAACCTGTCCTCACGCGATCAAATCGTATTCCTATCTCATCGGAGAAGATATGTCTTATAATAAAATTATGAGAAAATTTCCCGAGGACAAAACTATAGGTTGCCTTCATATAAACGAACTTTTACAAAACGCCGCCCAAAGTTTTTCTTCTGCTTATGCATTCTTCCTAAAGGAAAGAAATTTCCCGCCTGAATGGGACGAATATAGAATGTATCAAGGCGACTTAGATCCTAAATCCAGAAGAGAGATCGGAAGACATTGGTGGATGAAAGACAAAGGTGTCCGAAATTCCTGCTATAGTTTCTCGGACAGACATGAAACACCGGAATTAAAACAACAAGTGAAACCTCTTGACAGCATCACATCTTTGATGGTAAAAGAATTCCGCAGTGCCAGAGGAGATCGTTAA
- a CDS encoding response regulator yields the protein MKFFLLEKIKEKAHFLQWKVLIGFFSLTLLLIIASSISLYGMIELKDSGVLIEHTFTVIDEIEQCKSITREIGIAQAYTTDVASENTKSLFSNLKNEIKILKNLTKDNQIQQVRILAISNLIVTTEKRPGSFESKKGIILIEIAELLNNMQEEELRLLNKRNTTNSLRGTRVAYSLLTLVILSFLVVGYGSFAVQKDIKEKRRITDRLIESESRLLSILDNLPSAFCMMDLEGRTLFHNQVFANRFLENKDKRKDMALENLFGSEKAQFISTIIAKSLEKQGPLDFELDLVVSEEEKTFYCVIVPLVDLEGEVYSVCGLFTDISVRKNYEHDLKKAKEEAEKANRAKSEFLAMMSHEIRTPMNGVIGMTELLIDSNLNTEQKEYAEIIQKSGESLLNIINDILDYSKIESGTLSLEIREFSVIETIEEVLDLFRSRAAQKQIDLVYYLDPNVPDRILCDSLRLKQILINLIGNALKFTEQGEIFLSAEVSKLEGKLYTILFSIRDTGIGIPSEKQKELFQPFYQVDTSSTRKYGGTGLGLSISSRLIEMMGGIIWVESELNVGTTFSFYIQVEGNNQAKIKEKAANSELENKKVLILDDNPTNLKILAYQLQILGLITFSAKSKEEALNLLDLEIMPDLGILDYNLPGSTGIEIAQEMRKRNFHFPLVLLSSSFLDPKDKEIAGELFAGELSKPVKKKDIERIVTEILAEGGSKAKANTRSSYLAGQKEILSSQFPFKIMVAEDNEINQTLAKRIIQKLGYEPLIVPNGKEALIALREKKINLIFMDVHMPEMDGLQATQVIRNTWSVESQPYIIAMTAAAMQGDRDLCLRAGMNDYISKPIVFEELIHVMRKAGNTLFPKSKA from the coding sequence ATGAAATTTTTCCTTTTAGAAAAGATCAAAGAGAAAGCCCACTTTTTACAATGGAAGGTGCTGATCGGCTTCTTCTCCCTTACCTTACTATTGATCATTGCAAGTTCGATCAGTCTGTACGGAATGATAGAGCTGAAGGACTCCGGAGTTTTAATAGAGCATACATTTACAGTCATAGACGAGATAGAACAATGCAAGAGTATCACTAGAGAGATCGGGATCGCCCAAGCATATACTACAGATGTTGCATCCGAAAATACAAAATCCTTATTCTCCAACTTAAAGAACGAAATCAAGATCCTAAAAAATCTTACCAAGGACAATCAGATCCAACAAGTGCGGATCCTGGCCATTTCCAACCTGATCGTAACCACAGAAAAACGACCAGGCTCTTTCGAATCCAAAAAAGGGATCATATTGATAGAAATAGCGGAACTTCTGAACAATATGCAGGAAGAGGAATTGAGACTTCTGAATAAAAGGAATACTACCAATTCTTTGAGAGGGACTAGAGTTGCCTATTCTCTGCTTACTTTAGTTATACTTTCTTTTCTGGTTGTAGGTTACGGCTCTTTTGCGGTCCAAAAAGACATCAAAGAAAAGAGAAGAATCACTGATAGATTGATCGAAAGTGAGTCCAGGCTTCTTTCCATTTTGGACAATCTGCCTTCCGCATTTTGTATGATGGATCTAGAAGGAAGAACGCTGTTCCACAACCAGGTATTTGCAAATCGATTTTTAGAAAATAAAGACAAAAGAAAGGACATGGCCCTCGAAAATCTTTTCGGAAGCGAGAAGGCCCAATTCATTTCCACCATCATCGCAAAATCTTTGGAAAAACAAGGTCCATTGGATTTTGAATTGGACCTAGTCGTTTCCGAAGAGGAAAAAACTTTCTATTGTGTGATTGTTCCTTTGGTGGATTTAGAGGGAGAAGTTTACTCGGTTTGCGGGTTATTCACGGATATTTCCGTTCGTAAAAACTACGAACACGATCTCAAAAAAGCAAAAGAAGAAGCTGAAAAGGCAAACCGCGCTAAATCGGAATTTTTAGCTATGATGAGCCACGAGATCCGAACTCCTATGAACGGAGTCATTGGAATGACTGAACTTCTGATAGATTCCAACCTGAATACGGAACAAAAAGAATATGCCGAGATCATCCAAAAAAGTGGAGAAAGCCTGCTCAATATCATCAATGATATTTTGGATTATTCTAAGATTGAATCCGGGACCCTGTCTCTCGAAATCCGCGAATTTTCCGTCATCGAAACTATCGAAGAAGTTTTAGACTTATTCAGATCCCGCGCTGCTCAGAAGCAGATCGATCTCGTCTATTATCTGGATCCGAACGTGCCTGACAGGATCTTATGCGATAGCTTAAGATTAAAACAGATTCTTATCAATCTGATCGGGAACGCATTAAAATTCACGGAACAAGGGGAGATCTTTTTATCCGCAGAAGTTTCCAAATTGGAAGGGAAACTATATACGATCCTATTTTCGATCAGAGATACCGGGATCGGAATTCCGTCCGAAAAACAAAAGGAACTGTTCCAACCATTCTATCAAGTGGATACATCTTCCACCAGAAAGTATGGAGGAACAGGGCTTGGACTTTCTATCTCTTCTCGTTTGATAGAAATGATGGGTGGGATCATTTGGGTAGAAAGTGAATTGAACGTCGGCACGACCTTCTCCTTTTATATTCAGGTAGAAGGAAACAACCAGGCAAAGATTAAAGAAAAAGCGGCAAACTCAGAATTAGAAAATAAAAAAGTACTGATACTGGATGATAATCCTACAAACCTCAAGATACTTGCGTATCAACTGCAGATTTTAGGACTTATAACTTTCTCCGCTAAATCAAAGGAAGAGGCGTTGAATCTACTCGATCTGGAAATCATGCCGGACCTGGGAATATTAGATTATAATCTACCGGGGAGCACCGGAATAGAGATCGCCCAAGAGATGCGCAAAAGAAATTTTCATTTCCCATTAGTGCTTCTATCTTCTTCTTTCCTGGACCCTAAAGATAAGGAGATCGCAGGAGAATTATTCGCAGGAGAATTAAGTAAGCCCGTTAAGAAAAAAGATATCGAAAGGATCGTGACTGAAATTTTAGCGGAAGGAGGAAGTAAGGCAAAAGCGAATACAAGATCCTCTTACCTCGCCGGGCAAAAAGAAATACTAAGCTCTCAATTCCCTTTTAAGATCATGGTGGCAGAGGACAACGAGATCAACCAAACCCTCGCAAAAAGAATTATCCAAAAATTAGGATACGAACCGTTGATCGTTCCGAATGGAAAAGAAGCATTGATCGCTCTTAGAGAAAAAAAGATCAATCTGATCTTTATGGACGTTCATATGCCTGAGATGGACGGACTACAAGCAACTCAAGTCATCCGAAATACTTGGTCCGTGGAGTCTCAACCTTATATCATCGCAATGACTGCCGCTGCAATGCAAGGTGATAGAGACCTATGTTTACGGGCTGGAATGAACGATTATATCTCTAAACCAATAGTATTCGAAGAACTGATCCATGTAATGAGAAAAGCCGGAAATACTCTCTTCCCTAAGTCCAAAGCTTAA
- a CDS encoding M23 family metallopeptidase, with translation MIRTFTAFILSVWLCPVFSDATQNCDKKNICSSIETENEETSVHLQAKNLIPGTHITVYTSIEGSNIETEPQGPISFVLNDREKRKVLTFKKNENMESPVSVSVLAVAYYGDLSAKHDDTYVYTLPYEGKSWISVGYNSGEEHKGGGAYSLDFVLPEGTPLLAARDGIVVETEDKFTEGRRDPKLIDKANRIVIEHLDGTVAIYGHLKSKGVFVKAGEKVIAGQKIGLSGNTGFSTGPHLHFEVYKPEENRRKKSFATLFKTESEEKEYLSEENAYWTPDGKTPPGFPITNVEEFCISHSIPDPDKPSSCPDKLQAKRKFYLSIPIYKSGPYTFKAEFISLKTKKTSFTFQEKVPGGINFEAWEIQPVLSTGKYKIKFYLEEKEIGERSLQILP, from the coding sequence ATGATCCGGACTTTTACAGCATTCATATTATCCGTTTGGCTCTGTCCTGTATTCTCGGATGCGACTCAGAACTGCGATAAAAAAAATATCTGCTCTTCAATAGAAACTGAAAACGAAGAAACCTCCGTCCATCTCCAAGCCAAAAATCTAATTCCTGGAACTCATATCACTGTCTATACTTCGATCGAAGGTTCTAATATAGAAACAGAACCTCAGGGCCCGATCTCGTTCGTATTAAACGATCGTGAAAAAAGAAAAGTACTGACTTTCAAAAAGAATGAGAACATGGAAAGCCCGGTATCCGTATCTGTATTAGCAGTTGCGTATTATGGAGACTTATCCGCAAAACACGATGACACTTATGTATATACACTCCCTTACGAAGGTAAGTCTTGGATTTCTGTAGGCTACAATAGCGGAGAAGAACATAAAGGTGGAGGAGCTTATTCTTTGGACTTTGTTCTTCCGGAAGGAACTCCTCTTTTAGCGGCAAGAGACGGTATCGTAGTAGAAACGGAAGATAAATTTACGGAAGGAAGAAGGGATCCTAAACTCATAGATAAAGCTAACCGTATAGTAATAGAACATTTGGACGGAACAGTTGCGATTTACGGACACTTAAAATCAAAAGGTGTATTTGTAAAAGCTGGAGAAAAAGTAATCGCAGGACAAAAAATCGGACTCTCAGGGAATACCGGTTTTAGCACGGGACCACATCTACATTTCGAAGTTTATAAACCGGAAGAGAACCGGAGAAAAAAAAGTTTTGCTACATTATTCAAAACGGAATCGGAAGAAAAAGAATATTTAAGCGAGGAGAATGCATACTGGACCCCGGATGGAAAAACTCCCCCCGGTTTTCCGATAACAAATGTGGAAGAATTTTGTATCAGTCATTCTATCCCGGACCCGGATAAACCTTCTTCTTGTCCCGATAAACTTCAGGCAAAACGTAAATTTTATCTTTCGATCCCGATCTATAAATCCGGACCTTATACTTTTAAAGCGGAGTTCATCTCTTTAAAAACCAAAAAGACGAGTTTTACTTTTCAAGAAAAGGTCCCGGGAGGGATCAACTTTGAAGCCTGGGAAATACAACCTGTTTTGAGCACCGGAAAGTATAAGATCAAATTCTATCTAGAAGAAAAAGAGATCGGAGAAAGATCCCTGCAAATCCTTCCTTGA